From the genome of Streptococcus marmotae, one region includes:
- a CDS encoding single-stranded DNA-binding protein, with product MINNVVLVGRMTRDAELRYTPSNQAVATFTLAVNRNFKNQNGEREADFINVVIWRQQAENLANWAKKGALVGITGRIQTRSYDNQQGQRVYVTEVVAESFQLLESRTAREGQGGGYQASNSFAGGNDYNTSYQAPAQSTPNFAREESPFGTTNPMDISDDDLPF from the coding sequence ATGATAAATAATGTAGTACTAGTTGGTCGTATGACCCGTGATGCAGAACTTCGTTACACACCGTCTAATCAGGCTGTTGCGACTTTTACACTTGCGGTGAATCGCAATTTTAAAAATCAAAACGGTGAGCGAGAAGCGGATTTTATCAATGTGGTCATCTGGCGCCAGCAAGCTGAAAATTTGGCAAACTGGGCTAAGAAAGGTGCTTTGGTGGGTATTACTGGTCGTATTCAGACTCGTAGTTATGACAACCAGCAAGGCCAACGCGTTTATGTAACAGAAGTTGTTGCAGAAAGTTTCCAATTATTGGAAAGTCGTACTGCACGTGAAGGCCAAGGTGGAGGTTATCAAGCAAGTAATTCATTTGCTGGTGGAAATGATTACAATACTTCCTATCAAGCGCCTGCACAATCTACACCAAACTTTGCACGCGAAGAAAGCCCATTTGGGACAACAAACCCAATGGATATTTCGGATGATGATTTACCATTCTAG
- the rpsF gene encoding 30S ribosomal protein S6, with product MAKYEILYIIRPNIEEEAKNALVARFDSILTDNGATVVESKAWEKRRLAYEIKDFREGLYHIVNVEATDDVALKEFDRLSKINGDILRHMIVKLDA from the coding sequence ATGGCTAAATACGAAATTCTTTATATTATTCGTCCAAACATTGAAGAAGAAGCTAAAAATGCTTTGGTAGCACGCTTTGACTCTATCTTGACTGACAACGGTGCAACTGTTGTTGAATCAAAAGCATGGGAAAAACGTCGTCTTGCATACGAAATCAAAGATTTCCGTGAAGGACTTTACCACATCGTGAACGTTGAAGCAACTGATGACGTAGCTCTTAAAGAGTTTGACCGTCTTTCAAAAATCAACGGCGACATTCTTCGTCATATGATTGTAAAATTAGACGCGTAA
- a CDS encoding IS30 family transposase — protein sequence MQNYYTPKRKQLTLAERRMIERWLQEGFSNREIARRLAKAPQTIHNEVKRGQVRQQVRKGKFEIIYSADFAQEAYQNNRKHSVKQASLTKELKEKILHYIKQKYSPEMMVKAKGIPVSVSTIYYWIHHGHLGLTKDDMLYPRKEKTKKKQASPNFKPAGKSIEERPESINQRENVGDVEIDTVIQTRAKNECLLTLTDRKSRYQIIRLIPDKSASSVNQALKMILREYQINSITADNGPEFSRLADVFDPENIYYAHPYSSWERGTNENHNRLIRRWLPKGSKNATQQQVAFIENWINNYPKKILGYKSPREFLQTG from the coding sequence ATGCAAAACTATTATACACCAAAAAGGAAACAGTTGACACTAGCTGAGCGTAGAATGATTGAACGTTGGCTTCAAGAAGGGTTCTCAAATCGTGAAATCGCTAGGAGATTGGCTAAAGCTCCTCAAACTATTCACAACGAAGTCAAACGTGGTCAGGTTAGACAACAAGTGCGTAAAGGAAAATTTGAAATAATCTACTCAGCTGACTTCGCTCAAGAAGCCTATCAAAACAATCGTAAACATTCTGTGAAGCAGGCTTCCCTAACCAAGGAACTCAAAGAAAAGATTCTGCACTACATCAAACAGAAATACTCTCCTGAGATGATGGTAAAAGCAAAAGGGATACCTGTCTCCGTCTCCACCATTTACTACTGGATTCATCATGGACACTTAGGATTGACCAAGGATGACATGCTCTATCCTCGAAAAGAGAAAACGAAGAAAAAGCAAGCGAGTCCCAACTTTAAGCCGGCTGGAAAATCGATTGAGGAACGGCCTGAAAGCATTAATCAGCGTGAGAATGTTGGTGATGTTGAAATTGATACGGTTATTCAAACACGGGCAAAAAACGAGTGCCTGTTGACTCTAACTGATAGAAAGAGTCGTTATCAAATCATCCGACTTATTCCCGATAAGTCCGCGTCTTCAGTCAATCAAGCTCTGAAAATGATCCTCAGAGAGTATCAAATTAACTCAATCACAGCTGATAACGGGCCTGAATTCAGTCGTTTGGCAGATGTCTTTGATCCTGAGAACATTTATTATGCCCATCCTTATTCCTCTTGGGAGAGAGGAACTAATGAGAATCATAATAGACTCATCAGGCGTTGGTTGCCTAAGGGAAGCAAAAATGCGACGCAACAACAAGTCGCATTTATTGAAAACTGGATTAACAACTATCCAAAGAAGATATTGGGTTACAAATCTCCTAGAGAATTTTTACAGACTGGCTAA